One genomic region from Gossypium hirsutum isolate 1008001.06 chromosome D13, Gossypium_hirsutum_v2.1, whole genome shotgun sequence encodes:
- the LOC107918955 gene encoding conserved oligomeric Golgi complex subunit 3 isoform X4, whose amino-acid sequence MVDILKVEVLGEQLSRKSESFAGLRPSLERILADIHERLTFRARTYIRDEIANYIPINEDLDYPEKLEHSADVVSETTEILRRILRGQTSLFDWNWRKA is encoded by the exons atggttgatatcCTCAAAGTTGAAGTCTTGGGAGAACAACTTAGTAGAAAGAGTGAGTCATTTGCAGGTTTACGCCCATCATTAGAAAGAATTTTGGCAGACATTCATGAACGCTTGACTTTTCGTGCTCGAACATATATCCGTGATGAG ATTGCAAATTATATCCCGATTAACGAAGACTTGGATTATCCTGAAAAACTGGAGCATTCTGCAGACGTGGTGTCAGAAACTACT GAGATCCTGAGACGCATACTTAGAGGTCAGACCTCATTATTTGACTG GAACTGGAGAAAAGCTTAA
- the LOC107918955 gene encoding conserved oligomeric Golgi complex subunit 3 isoform X3, with protein sequence MSSVLIYMQELEKSLKATFEEFIMAVTKQVVDLMLSFVTKNKKRDSVIAKPLKEQTFATPEALAELVQKVHSAIQKELPVVIAKMKLYLQNLSTRTILFKPIKSRVGQSRSSAGINRGPK encoded by the exons ATGTCTTCTGTGCTCATTTACATGCAGGAACTGGAGAAAAGCTTAAAGGCAACTTTTGAAGAGTTTATTATGGCAGTCACTAAGCAAGTAGTGGATCTTATGCTTTCATTTGTTACCAAG AATAAAAAAAGAGACTCGGTAATTGCTAAGCCACTCAAGGAACAAACCTTTGCTACACCAGAAGCATTGGCTGAACTTGTTCAGAAG GTACATTCAGCTATTCAGAAAGAACTTCCAGTTGTGATAGCAAAGATGAAACTTTATTTACAGAACCTATCAACAAGAACAATTCTTTTCAAACCTATCAA GTCTAGAGTAGGTCAATCAAGAAGCTCTGCTGGAATTAATCGTGGTCCTAAGTAA
- the LOC107918955 gene encoding conserved oligomeric Golgi complex subunit 3 isoform X2 → MSSVLIYMQELEKSLKATFEEFIMAVTKQVVDLMLSFVTKITVVKVALSFGTQNKKRDSVIAKPLKEQTFATPEALAELVQKVHSAIQKELPVVIAKMKLYLQNLSTRTILFKPIKSRVGQSRSSAGINRGPK, encoded by the exons ATGTCTTCTGTGCTCATTTACATGCAGGAACTGGAGAAAAGCTTAAAGGCAACTTTTGAAGAGTTTATTATGGCAGTCACTAAGCAAGTAGTGGATCTTATGCTTTCATTTGTTACCAAG ATAACAGTTGTAAAAGTTGCATTATCTTTTGGCACGCAGAATAAAAAAAGAGACTCGGTAATTGCTAAGCCACTCAAGGAACAAACCTTTGCTACACCAGAAGCATTGGCTGAACTTGTTCAGAAG GTACATTCAGCTATTCAGAAAGAACTTCCAGTTGTGATAGCAAAGATGAAACTTTATTTACAGAACCTATCAACAAGAACAATTCTTTTCAAACCTATCAA GTCTAGAGTAGGTCAATCAAGAAGCTCTGCTGGAATTAATCGTGGTCCTAAGTAA
- the LOC107918955 gene encoding conserved oligomeric Golgi complex subunit 3 isoform X5 yields MVDILKVEVLGEQLSRKSESFAGLRPSLERILADIHERLTFRARTYIRDEIANYIPINEDLDYPEKLEHSADVVSETTEILRRILRGTGEKLKGNF; encoded by the exons atggttgatatcCTCAAAGTTGAAGTCTTGGGAGAACAACTTAGTAGAAAGAGTGAGTCATTTGCAGGTTTACGCCCATCATTAGAAAGAATTTTGGCAGACATTCATGAACGCTTGACTTTTCGTGCTCGAACATATATCCGTGATGAG ATTGCAAATTATATCCCGATTAACGAAGACTTGGATTATCCTGAAAAACTGGAGCATTCTGCAGACGTGGTGTCAGAAACTACT GAGATCCTGAGACGCATACTTAGAG GAACTGGAGAAAAGCTTAAAGGCAACTTTTGA
- the LOC107918955 gene encoding conserved oligomeric Golgi complex subunit 3 isoform X1 has product MVDILKVEVLGEQLSRKSESFAGLRPSLERILADIHERLTFRARTYIRDEIANYIPINEDLDYPEKLEHSADVVSETTEILRRILRGQTSLFDWFGSTSLAKTLSQICFPLFSPFVKTPHCLRHYFSYNLPLINAIQHSETVAFLNYDFII; this is encoded by the exons atggttgatatcCTCAAAGTTGAAGTCTTGGGAGAACAACTTAGTAGAAAGAGTGAGTCATTTGCAGGTTTACGCCCATCATTAGAAAGAATTTTGGCAGACATTCATGAACGCTTGACTTTTCGTGCTCGAACATATATCCGTGATGAG ATTGCAAATTATATCCCGATTAACGAAGACTTGGATTATCCTGAAAAACTGGAGCATTCTGCAGACGTGGTGTCAGAAACTACT GAGATCCTGAGACGCATACTTAGAGGTCAGACCTCATTATTTGACTGGTTTGGATCAACATCATTAGCAAAGACCTTATCCCAGATTTGTTTTCCTCTTTTCTCCCCTTTTGTCAAAACTCCTCATTGCCTTAGGcattattttagttataatttacCATTAATTAATGCCATTCAGCATTCAGAAACTGTTGCTTTTCTAAACTATGATTTTATTATCTAG